From the genome of Rhizobium indicum:
CGGCCATGAATTTCGCCGAGGGCCGGATCGAGCGCGGCAACGGCGCTCCGGTCTTCCGGAGTAAGGAGCTTACTATCGACCTCTCCGGTTATTCCTTCCGGGCGGACGCAGCGGAAGGTCCTGCTACTCTCGGCTTTCGCCCGGAACACCTTGTGCTCGATGGCGCCACGAGCGGCCTGCCCACCATTCCCGGTCGCGTTTCCGTCGTCGAGCCGATGGGTTCGGACGCCGTCGTCTGGTTCGACTGGGCAAACCAGAGCCTCTCGCTCCGGCTCATGGGCGATGTCACCCTGCAGCCTGGCGATGCTCTGGCTCCCGGGCTCGATATCGCCAAGGCATCCCTCTTCGGCGCTGACGGATCGCGGCTGTGACGCGCCATCCCTTTGTTTTCCCGCAATTCCGGGCGCGTTTCGCGCCGTTTTGAGGATTGCTCCAGGACAGGATTTGAAAAGACATGTCTGAGATCGTCTATGATTCGCTGGTGATCGGCTCCGGCGCGGCGGGTTCCTTTGCGGTAAAGGAACTGACGACACAGGGGTTGTCGGTGCTGCTGCTCGAGGCCGGCCCCACCGTCGGACCGAAGGATTTCGATCCCGCGCGCAAGAAGGCGCCGGCAAGCAGTATCAATATCTGGGAGCGTGCGCGGGCCACTCTCAAGGGCCAGCCGATCCAGGCGCGCGCAGCGTTTTTCACCGAGCGCTTCAGCCACTTCTTCGTCAACGACCGCAAGAATCCCTATACGACGCCGAAGGGCGAACCCTTCCTCTGGATCCGCGGCCGCCAGGGCGGCGGGCGCCTCCACAGTTTCGGCCGGGTGCTGCTGCGCTGGACCGACGACGACTTCAAGATCCGATCGCGCGCCGGAAAGGGCGTGGACTGGCCGGTCTCCTATGACGAACTGGCGCCTTTCTACGACGAAGTCGAGACCTATCTCGGGCTCTACGGCAATAAGGACAACGTCGCCACGCTGCCGGACGGCGTCTATGCGAAGCCGGCAAGCCTGACGCCCGCCGAACAGATCTTCAAGCAGGCGGTCGAAAGCCGCTGGCCGGAAAGGCACGTCGTCTCCTGGCGTTACATCGCGCCTGACGCCGACCGGATGCCGCGACCGCTGCGAGAAGCAAAGGCGACCGGTGAGCTGACCATCCTCTACGACGCCGTCGTTCGCCGTATCACCACGGATGAGAAGACCGGCCGCGCCACCGGCGCGGAATACATCGATCGCAACACGGGTGCGGTATCGACGGCTCGCGCCGCGACGGTGGTGCTTTCCGCCTCGCCGATAGAGAGCGTGCGGCTGCTGTTGAATTCGGCTTCGGCGAAACATCCGGATGGGCTCGGCAACAGCTCGGGCGCTCTCGGTCGCTATTTCATGGACCAGCTGCCGTGCCTCGCCTTCGGGTCTTTTTCCAAGGCGAAGGGCTGGGCGCCCGACGACTCCGCGCCGACCGACCCATTCTACAATCCGTCGGGCGGGATCTTCATTCCCCGTTTCGGCGAGGGCGACGCCGCCCGCGGCGATTTCGACTACCAGGGAAGCGTCGGCCGCGCGCCGGTCTCCGGGGACACCGATGCGCGTCTCGCCTTCTTCGGTTTCGGCCGCATGCTGCCCTATGCCGACAACCGCATCACGCTCGATCTGAGGCGCAAGGATGCCTGGAATATTCCCGTGCCGCATATCCGCTGCGTCATGCAGGAGGAGGAGCAGGCGCTGCTCAGAAGGCAGGAGGAGACGTTGATCGCCATGATCAAGGAGATTGGCGGCGACCTCGAATTCATCGGCTCGCCCACCGGCCTCAAGGAAATGGGCAAGGGCGCCTTTCCCGAAGCCGATGCCTTCAGCCGCTTCATGTTCCGCAAGTGGTTCCGCAAAACCATGTGCATGGGCGCCGCAATCCATGAGACGGGCGGCGCGCGCATGGGCGAAAACCGGCAAGCTTCTGTGCTCAACCCCTACAACCAGGTCTGGGATGCCCCGAACCTCATCGTCACCGACGCCAGCGCCTTCCCCGGCAGCGGCATCGCCGGCACGACGCTCACCGTCATGGCCCTGACGATCCGCGCCTGTCGGAATCTTGTCGACCAATTCAGGACAGGACGGCTATAGCCGCGCTTGGAACGAGGGACCCGGGTAAACCGTTTCAGCCTTCGATCAGTGGTCGTCATATAAACTTCGCACTGACATGCTCCTGTCAACGAAAGCAGGAAGGGAAATCCATGTCTCAGACACATCAGGACCAACTCAGCCGCATAAAGGCCGAGATCGCCGACAGCTTCGATGAAGAGCTGGAAATGC
Proteins encoded in this window:
- a CDS encoding GMC oxidoreductase, giving the protein MSEIVYDSLVIGSGAAGSFAVKELTTQGLSVLLLEAGPTVGPKDFDPARKKAPASSINIWERARATLKGQPIQARAAFFTERFSHFFVNDRKNPYTTPKGEPFLWIRGRQGGGRLHSFGRVLLRWTDDDFKIRSRAGKGVDWPVSYDELAPFYDEVETYLGLYGNKDNVATLPDGVYAKPASLTPAEQIFKQAVESRWPERHVVSWRYIAPDADRMPRPLREAKATGELTILYDAVVRRITTDEKTGRATGAEYIDRNTGAVSTARAATVVLSASPIESVRLLLNSASAKHPDGLGNSSGALGRYFMDQLPCLAFGSFSKAKGWAPDDSAPTDPFYNPSGGIFIPRFGEGDAARGDFDYQGSVGRAPVSGDTDARLAFFGFGRMLPYADNRITLDLRRKDAWNIPVPHIRCVMQEEEQALLRRQEETLIAMIKEIGGDLEFIGSPTGLKEMGKGAFPEADAFSRFMFRKWFRKTMCMGAAIHETGGARMGENRQASVLNPYNQVWDAPNLIVTDASAFPGSGIAGTTLTVMALTIRACRNLVDQFRTGRL